The nucleotide window CCTGGTGTTCGTGGCCCTGCCCAATTTCTCGCAGCCGCTGAGCGATAGCTGGGCGGTCTTGCAGGACCGCCTGGCGACCAGCCCGGTGCTGGCCGACTGGTGGAACGAGAACGTCGTGCCGTCGGGCGCTGCGGAGAATCTCGAAGAGACCATCACCACCGTCCACGAGCTCGGCAGCTACCTCGGTGACGAGGTGCTGTTGACCTTCGCCGACAACGGTTCTGCCGGCGTCGAAGAGCCCCTCGTCGGTGCCGAGGTGATTCGCGCCGGTCTCGCCCACCACCTCGATCAGCTGGCCCAGCAGTGGGCCGACGAAGCCGGTCACGAGGTGCTCCGCCGGGTCGAGGATCCGATCGCCGAAGGGGCCGACTTCGAAGGCTTGCTGGCCTGGGTGGGCGATGGTCTGCTGCTGATCTCGCCGCGCGCGGAAGGCCTCGCCGTCGGCATCGCCACCGCCGCCGGCAACGCCCCGTCCTTCGACGGCACGGAGCTTTCGGCGCGGGTCTACGAGGCCTACGAAGACGGCGTGCAGTGGCTGTTCGCCGGCGACCTCGGCACCATGATCGAGCCCAACGACGAGGTCGACGCCCTCGGCTTGAGCGACTTCGACATTGCCGTCATCGAGCATCAGAGCGACGAACAGCGCTCGGTGACCTCCGGTGAGATCGGCTTCGACGGTGAGCGCCGCGGCGTTGCCTCTTGGCTGGCGGAGCCGGCCCCGATGGGCTCCCTCGACTACGTCTCGCCGGAGGCGGCGGTGGCGATGGCGATGATCGCCAAGCAGCCGGCCGCGATGATCGATGACCTGCTGGTGGTCGATCCGCGGGATCAGGACACCATGGACCAGATCGAGCTCGAGATCGGCATCGACCTGCACGCCGATCTCGCCGCCTCCCTCGGGGGCGAGGTCGCTTTCGCGATCGACGGGCCGATCCTGCCGAAGCCGGCCTGGAAGATGATTCTCGAGGTCAACGACGCCGCCACCCTGCAGTTCGCCATCGAAGCGCTGCTGGTGCGCGCCAGCGAGCAGCTCGAGGATGTCGATCTCAGCCTCGACTCGGAGGTCGCCCAGGGGCGCACCTATTACCGCGTCACTTCAACCCAGCATCCGCTGGCGGTGCACTACGTCTACAGCGATGGCTACCTGGTGGCGGCGCCCGATCGCGCCCATCTGGATCGTGCCCTCGATCTGGCGGCGGCCGGCGCCACCCTCACCCAGGCGGCGGATTTCCGGGCTCTCTTGCCGACGGAATCGGATGCCAACGTCTCGGGGCTCTTCTACCAGAACCTCGGTCCGGTGTTGGCGCCGGTGATGGGCGAGCTCGGGCGCTTCTCCGGCGAAGGCAAGATCTCGCCGCAGCAGGCGCAGGCCCTCGAGCAGCTCACCGAGGACAGCCGTCCGAGTCTGGCCTACGCCGTTGGCGAGCCGGATCGGATCCGGGTAGCGAGCACCCACTGGGGCAGCACCTTCGGTCTCGGCTACCAGGCCCTGCTCGGCCTGGCCGGGATGGGGGACTTGCTGGGGACCGAGGGCATCTAAGGTCCGTTCCAACGTTGAGCGGTGCCCTTTGGATCGGGGGGTTCCGCGGCCTGGGGCCGGTGCTTGCACCGGCCCTTTGGCCGTGCATTGGTAGGCTGCCGTGCGGCGTGTTTCGCCGCCCGCAGAAGAATGAAAAATCAGGGGCTTTTCGTGGAACTTCTTGGGCAGAGTCGCCGTAGGAGCGAGCAGGCCAGCGAGTGGTGCGAGGCCTGGCGACGAAGGGGAGGGAAGAACAGAAAATGACCGCCATCATCGAGCTCGACAAGCTGGAGGTGACCCTCGGGAAGTTCCCGGTCCTGAAAGGACTCGAGGCTTCCATGGCTGGGCGCTGCATCGGCTTGCTCGGTCCCAACGGGGCCGGCAAGACGACCTTGCTGCACACCCTCCTCGGCTTTCATCCACCCACCGGCGGGTCGGCCCGCATCTTCGGCCATGACGTGCGCCGCGAGGTGTCGGCGATTCGCGGTCTGATCGGCTACATGCCGGAGCGCGACGCCTTCATCCAGGGGATGACGGCGGTGCGCTTCGTCCGCCTGATGGCGGAGATTTCCGGCTTGCCCTCCGGCAAGGCCCTCGAGCGCGCCCACGAGGCGCTCTTCTACGTCGGCCTCGGGGAAGCGCGCTATCGCCCGATGGGCAGCTACTCGCTGGGTATGAAGCAGCTCGCCAAGCTCG belongs to Acidobacteriota bacterium and includes:
- a CDS encoding FecR domain-containing protein, producing the protein MINHDDTLTPPVDEAVAAVRERSPSSEEIRAAADRVWERLTREVAAPAPSSATVDTIDGCADFQALIPSYLAGELTPARALLLEDHSRECVPCRRALTAARSQEVVQPAIAASPRAPRTRWLAVAAMALAAVGLAAFLALSGVLGGGDPVTVAAVDGHLMRVAANGGALAPGASFEPGEVVRTGRGSSAMLELSDGSMIELKERTQVAVRHGLRGTTIHLGRGNIIVEAADQRPRHLYVATNDCLVSVTGTIFSVNNGLMGSRVAVVEGEVRVAQDAGEAVLGPGDQVTTGNSLDAVPVVDEIAWSRNFDRYVALMNELRVLRDELEARITPSDSRAAGALLDTVPADTLVFVALPNFSQPLSDSWAVLQDRLATSPVLADWWNENVVPSGAAENLEETITTVHELGSYLGDEVLLTFADNGSAGVEEPLVGAEVIRAGLAHHLDQLAQQWADEAGHEVLRRVEDPIAEGADFEGLLAWVGDGLLLISPRAEGLAVGIATAAGNAPSFDGTELSARVYEAYEDGVQWLFAGDLGTMIEPNDEVDALGLSDFDIAVIEHQSDEQRSVTSGEIGFDGERRGVASWLAEPAPMGSLDYVSPEAAVAMAMIAKQPAAMIDDLLVVDPRDQDTMDQIELEIGIDLHADLAASLGGEVAFAIDGPILPKPAWKMILEVNDAATLQFAIEALLVRASEQLEDVDLSLDSEVAQGRTYYRVTSTQHPLAVHYVYSDGYLVAAPDRAHLDRALDLAAAGATLTQAADFRALLPTESDANVSGLFYQNLGPVLAPVMGELGRFSGEGKISPQQAQALEQLTEDSRPSLAYAVGEPDRIRVASTHWGSTFGLGYQALLGLAGMGDLLGTEGI